The Gloeobacter violaceus PCC 7421 DNA window TTCAACCTGCTAGCGGTACTGGTCCTTTTTGCTGTAGAGCGGGCGGTTGTCGACGCTGACCGTGTCGATGATGCCGATCACCACCGCGTCGACTGGACGCTTTTCACTGCCCGCCACCTGCCTGGCCGCACTGCCGCGGCTGAACAGTACCCATTCGTCGAGCCCGGCCCCGACGCCGTCGGCCGCCACTTCGTATTGGGGAAGCGGCTGGCCGGCCTCATCGATAAGCTGCAGCAGCAAAAATTTCACCCCGACCATGCTGGGCTCTTTTTGCGAGCTGACCACTGTGCCGCGGACTCTGCCAATCTGCATCAGGGTCTGCCGTAAGGACGGATAGAGTTGACGCCCTCGCGGAACTGCTCGACCGCCTCGGTGTAGCGGATGGGCAGCACGTACTCGAGGTTCTCGTGGGGACGGGCGATGATGTGGTGCGAGAGCAACTGACCGCCGTAGACGCGCTTGATCGATTCGATCCCCGCCGCCACCGAAGCTTGCACCTCGGAAACATCGCCGCGCACGATCACCGTGACCCGGCCGCTGCTGATCTTCTCATAACCGACCAGGGTCACCCGGGCCGCCTTGACCATCGCATCCGCCGCCTCGACCACGGCCGGAAAACCCAGGGTTTCAATCATGCCAACTGCAACTGCCATTCAGATTCCTCCTTAAAAAACACACAAACGCAACCCATCAAGTTCGGAACTGCTCGACCGCTTCGGTGTAGCGAATCGGCAGCACGTACTCGAGGTTCTCGTGGGGACGAGCAATAATATGCGTCGAAAGTATCTCGCCGCCATTCACCCGCTTGGCCGATTCGACGCCCGCCGAAACCGAAGCCTGGACCTCGGAAACATCGCCGCGCACGATCACCGTGACCCGGCCGCTGCCAATCTTTTCATAACCGACCAGGGTGACCCGGGCCGCCTTGACCATCGCGTCCGCCGCTTCGACGATGGCCGGAAAGCCCTTGGTTTCGATCATTCCAACAGCAATAGGCATGAACAACCTCCCGTGCATTTCGCGCAGTCAAACATAACAGTTTGTGGCGAAAATTGTGAGGGAATACTCATCGCTTTTCGTAGGCGAAAATCCTGGGTATTCCTAGCTTATAGGATAAGACCACGCCTCCCCGAATGCAATATTAGTCGCGATTATAGTTTCATATATTTTATATCAACTCTACTTATCTATTGATGCCGGTGCCGTCGCAGCCTACCCGCCTGGAAAATCGCAGGCGGGGTAGGTTGACACTGGCTCTGCCTTCAGGCAAAGATGGTATTTGCGCCAGTAAGGCCCCGTAGCTCAATTGGTTAGAGCGCCGCCCTGTCACGGCGGAGGTTGACGGTTCGAGCCCGTTCGGGGTCGCTGATTTAAGGGTGTCCAGGTGTCAGGGTACGGCCGCTGAAACTTGGTATCTTATTGTTCTTCGAGCTGCTCGCGCAGTTCGCCCAGGGTGACGGGCACCTGCACTTCGGCGTTGTTGCGGACGATCGTGAGGGTGACCTTGTCGCCCGGCTTGTGTTTCTGGATCTGGTTGATCAGATCCTGGGCGTCTTTGATGGCGACTCTGTCGATCGCCACGATCACATCGGCCCCCACCGGCAGTTGCAGGTTGCCGTCGATCGTCTCGAGCCGACCGGCGCGCAGTCCGGCGCGGGCCGCAGCCCCTCCCGGAACCACCGCCGCCACCAGCGCTCCTTCTTTGACGGACAATTTGAGCGTTTCGACCACCATCGGCGAAAGGGGCAGCACCTGCACGCCGAGGGAGGCGCGCCGGACGGTGCCGCGCGAGATCAATTCAGGCAGCACTTGACGCACGGTGTCGACCGGGACGGCAAAGCCGATACCCGCACTCGAACCGCTGGTGCTGAATATTGCAGTATTCACCCCGATCAACCGACCCTGGCTGTCGAGCAACGGCCCGCCGGAGTTGCCCGGGTTGATGGCGGCGTCGGTCTGGATGAGGTTTCTGAGGGTGCGGCCTGCCCGTTCGGAAGCCAGATCGCGCTCAAGGGCGCTGATCACACCGGTGGTAAGGGTGCGCTCCAGGCCGAAGGGATTGCCGATCGCCAGCACCTTGCGCCCCACCTGCAGGTTGCTCGATTCGCCCAGGGTGATGGTGGTGAGGTTGGGGGGCGGATCTTCCAACTGAATCACCGCCAGGTCGTTGCTCGGGTCGGCCCCCACTAGGCGCGCCCGGTAGCGCTTGCCGTTGGCGAGGGTGACTTCCAGGCGGCTTTTGGGGGAGCGGACCACGTGGTAATTGGTGAGGATGCGGCCCTGGGCATCGAGAATGCTCCCGGAGCCGCTGCCCTGCTCGGGCACGGCGCGGCTGAAGTAGTCGTAGCGCAGCACGGTGGTGGTGATGTTGACCACCGCCGGGCTC harbors:
- a CDS encoding EutN/CcmL family microcompartment protein; the encoded protein is MQIGRVRGTVVSSQKEPSMVGVKFLLLQLIDEAGQPLPQYEVAADGVGAGLDEWVLFSRGSAARQVAGSEKRPVDAVVIGIIDTVSVDNRPLYSKKDQYR
- a CDS encoding carbon dioxide-concentrating mechanism protein CcmK, which gives rise to MAVAVGMIETLGFPAVVEAADAMVKAARVTLVGYEKISSGRVTVIVRGDVSEVQASVAAGIESIKRVYGGQLLSHHIIARPHENLEYVLPIRYTEAVEQFREGVNSIRPYGRP
- a CDS encoding carbon dioxide-concentrating mechanism protein CcmK codes for the protein MPIAVGMIETKGFPAIVEAADAMVKAARVTLVGYEKIGSGRVTVIVRGDVSEVQASVSAGVESAKRVNGGEILSTHIIARPHENLEYVLPIRYTEAVEQFRT
- a CDS encoding S1C family serine protease encodes the protein MKTFKSAEVLIIALLAATGGAAGSYFAVSRVSAPAAPSTPAAAPRPANAPANSEAPLPPLPTSLGSDELDNIAVYERVSPAVVNITTTVLRYDYFSRAVPEQGSGSGSILDAQGRILTNYHVVRSPKSRLEVTLANGKRYRARLVGADPSNDLAVIQLEDPPPNLTTITLGESSNLQVGRKVLAIGNPFGLERTLTTGVISALERDLASERAGRTLRNLIQTDAAINPGNSGGPLLDSQGRLIGVNTAIFSTSGSSAGIGFAVPVDTVRQVLPELISRGTVRRASLGVQVLPLSPMVVETLKLSVKEGALVAAVVPGGAAARAGLRAGRLETIDGNLQLPVGADVIVAIDRVAIKDAQDLINQIQKHKPGDKVTLTIVRNNAEVQVPVTLGELREQLEEQ